DNA from Prosthecobacter vanneervenii:
GGTGGATTTTAATCACGGCCGCCGCTGATAGAGCCAGCATAGCCGATGAGCTGAATGCAAATCTGCTCGTAACAGCCGAATGACCTGTGCTATAGGCTGGCCATGGCTCTTACCCGCATTTACCTGATCCGCCACGGCGCCACCATCCTGACTGCTGAAGACCGATTTGCCGGTGCCACGAATGTGCCGCTATCTGAGGAAGGCCGCAACCAGGCTGCACGCCTGGCACAGCGGCTCAAAGGCCTGCCAGTGACAGCGGTGTATGCCTCGCCACTGGACCGCACCATGGAGACAGCTCGCATTCTGGCTGCGGCGCACCAGCTGGAGGTGCATCCAAGAGAGGGCTTGAAAGAAATCTCCCATGGCCACTGGGAGCAGCTGACGCGCGCGGAGGTGGAACAGAAGTTTCCCAGCGAAGCAGCGGCCTGGGATGAGGATCCTTTCACCTTTGCGCCAGAGGGCGGGGAGAGCGGTCTGGCTGTCACCGCACGTGCCCTGCCCGCGCTGATGGAGATCGTGCGGCAGCATGAGGGGGAATCGATCATCGTCGTCTCCCACAAGGCAACGATCCGCCTGTTGCTTAGCTCGCTGCTCGGATTCGATCCACGCCGCTACCGCGACAATCTGGATCAGAACCCGGCCGCGCTGAACGTGGTGGATTTCAAGGACCCGGTGCGCGCACGTCTGATGCTTTTCAACGACACCTCTCACTACTCCGAGGATACGCTGATCAAGCCGGACACGCCGAAGGCCTGCCTGTCCAGCTGGTGGGCAAAATAAGCAGCGCTGTTACTTCTTGGGAGCGGTGGCTTTATATTTCGTCAGCATCTCCTGCACTTTTTTGCGTAGCTCGACGGCCTCCGGGCTTTTGCGATCCATGCCCTGGAGCTTGGCGTTCAACGTCTTGATTTCGGTGGCGAGAGCACGGCGGTCGTCCACCGCAGGTGCTGCGGCAGCGACCTCCACATCATTCCAATCATCGGTGCGGAAAATGGAAGCGGGTAGGCCGTCGCTATTCACCAGATTGGCCCCTTCGGGGTTGGCCGCCCAGGCGTAGCGCACGGCCACGGGCTGCTTTACTTCCGCGCTGCTGACTATGACGCTGTCTTTGCCATCAATTTTTGCATCCGCCCATTTCCAGGCGTGGTCTGCACCGGCGATTTCAAAGCGCTTCAAGGCAGCTCCATCGCGCGCTTTCAGCCCGGAGCCGGCTTGATCAAAGATCACGCGCACAGCGCCCCCTTCCACCTGGCTCGATTTAAACAAGGGGCCGCTGTAGATGATGTCGCGGCCGTAGTCCTTGGCCAGAGCCCAGCGGGCGAGGCGCTCGCCGGGTGTCTTTTTGTCCTTGGGATGGATGTCATTGGCCTCTCCTACTTCATTGATGATGGCCATGCCGGTCTTGGGAGTTGAAGTCAAAATGTGGCGCATGCGATCCTGCAGCAGTGCCCATGGGTCTGGCGTGCCGGCTTCAGTGGAGGGTGCATGGAAATTGGCCAGCTGCACGAAGTAGAAGGAGAATTCATCCGCCCAGCGCTGGCGCCAGTCGCGGATCATCAGCGGCAGGGTCTGGTCATAAGGCACGGCGCCGGGCTTGGCATTGGCTTCTCCTTGATACCAGATGGCACCACGCATGGTGTAGCCGGCAAAGGGATTGATCATGGCATTGAAGAGCACGCCGGGCTTTCCCTCTGTCTCCAGCGGCGGCTTGGGCGCGGCGGGTCGCTTGGGAAGACGCTTGCGGTCCGCAGCGGGCTTGCCCTTGGCCGCAGCCATGGTTTCCTGCCATTTTTTAAGACTGGCCTCATAAGCAGCCTGAGCTTTGGCGGCGTCATAGCTGGCGGCTTCTGCCAGCAGCTTGTCCACCATTTCCTTGGTGCCGGGCAGTGTGTTCAGTGCTTCACGGCTGGTGAAGGTTTCCACCGGCTTGCCGCCCCAGGCGGTCTTGAGCACGCCCACAGGCACGCCAAGCTCCTGATGCAGCTTGAGAGCAAAGAAAAACGCCACTGCCGAGTAGCCGGGCACCGTCTGCGGGCTGCTCTGCGACCATGTACCTGCGATGTCTTCCTGCGGCTCGGCAGCGGTGACCAGAGGCGCATTGAACATCCGCAGGCCGGGATAGTCGGCTTTGGAAATCAGCTCCGCATAGGCCGGCACACGGTCCATGGTGAAATACATGTTTGACTGTCCCGAGGCGAGCCAGACCTCGCCCACGAGCACGTCATTGATCATGACGCTGTCAGAGCCGGATTTCACGGACAGAGTCGCTCCTTTGGCGTCTGCAGCACCTGTTTCAATGCTGGTGCGCCAGCGGCCTTTTTTGTCTGCCTTTGCAGAGGCGGTCTTGCCTTTAAACTCAAGTGTGACTTCGGCCTGCGGGCTCGCTTTGCCCCAGACGGCGGCCGCACGCTCGCGCTGCAGCACCATGTGGTCGCTAAAAAAATGAGGCAGCGAGAGCTCGGCCAGCAGGCTGGCTGGCAGACCGAGGCAGAAGGTGGCGACAAGGAAGCGCGGAAGCATTTTCATGGTGACTGTGCGGGTGAAAACGCGGGGAATGCCGCTGCCTATCGCGAAGATCGTTGCGAATTGGCGGAGCATCCCGAAAGTCCTGCACCGATGAACGACGACCTCCTGCGCGATACCGAACGCTTTCTGCATGAGCAGATGCCGCTCACCCAGGCGATGGGGGTGCGGCTGGAAAGCTACGACGGCAAGCAGCTCATCGTGACAGCGCCGCTGGAGCCCAATCACAACCATCTTGGCACCGCCTTTGGCGGCAGCCTCAGCGCACTGACCACTCTGGCCGGATACGCCATGCTCTGGCTGCAACTGGGGGATAGACAAGCGCACATCGTTGTGCGCGAGAGCAGCATCCGCTATAAGCACCCCGTGCGCGGGATTTTACGTGCTGTTTGCCAGAGTCCTGATGAAGTTGAGATGGCTGCCTTCAAGACCACTTTTAAAGATACTGGCAAAGCACACCTGAGACTCCGAGTGCAGGTCATTCACGAAGGCAGGGCCTGCGTGTTTTATGAGGGTGACTTCGTGGCGCTTCGTTGAGAGGAGACTGCTTACCTGGCCTTGGCATCGCCCATGTCCACCAGTTCAACACGACGGTTTTTTGCCCTGCCTTCCTCAGTGGCATTTGCAGCCACAGGCGAAGCGAAAGAAACTCCCACCGGAAACAGCCGCTCTTTGGAAATCCCCCTGCCTGCCAGGTTTGCCACCACTGAATCAGCACGGCGCTGAGACAGACTGCGATTGTATTCAAAGCTGCCCTGCGTGTCTGTATGCCCCACCACAAGGACGCGCAGGCCAGGCTTGTTTTGAAGAAGCTTTGAGATCTCAACCAGAGTAGGCTCCGAGTCCGGACGGATGGATGCCTTGTCTGTGTCAAAGAGGATGCCGTAAAGGGCCACCTTGCCGTTCAGTGCGATCTGCCCCTCCATCTCCTCGGCTTTTACGAGCACCATCTTCTGCTCCATTGGCTTCACCTCGCAGATGTCCACACGCACCACTGTGCTTTTTTCAGGAGCTTTCAGACTGGCGGCGGTCCATGCTGCCTCGAAGGCCCACACGGAGCAAAAAACATCTCCTTCAGATCGGGCCAGGCGGGCGGCAAGATAATTTGACTTGGTTTTGTCCACTCCCTGCATGGCCATGAACTGAGGGTGCTCCCTGTCTGTATTTGACGAAGTCATGCCATAAACTTCCATGGCCAGGTTGTCCCCCTTGTTTTTTTCGATCTCCTCGCCAGTTCCGCGAAAGAGAATCTCGAAGCCTTTTTCCTTCAGTTCATTTTCATACTGACGAGCACCTTCCAGAGTGCCGATACCAGAGGGTAGATTGTAGTACAGCGTGGTCTTGCGACCCTCGGCATCCACCTTTTTGAAGGGCTTCATCTTTCCTTCTCCGTAATCAAAAACAATGCACTCCAGAGCAAGCCTCAGCGCGTCGTAGTTCTTCTGCTCATACCAGAGCATGGTCGAGCCGTCGTAGCGCTTAAGCAGCGGGTGATCCTTCCCGCCTTTTACATCCGCAGCCGAGGAAGAGCGAGCAGACAGGACACAGACAAGCATGACGGCGAGCAAGGCAGGCTTCATAATGTTCATGAGATCGAAAATGGCCTCTTCATCCGGCAGTGCAAGCAAAGTCAGAAATCTCAACGAACTCTTTATCTGGCCTCCAGCCGCCGAGCATGTTTGCAAGAACTCCACGCGCAGTCCGTTGACTCGCTCCATGATACGCACGACATTTCTCTCCCTGGTTCTCGGCACGGCCTCGCTGGCCATTGCCGCAGAGCCTCTCCCTGAAAGTGCCAAAGTCGGCCAGTTCTATGCCGGCTGCCAGGCTTACACCTTCAAGTCTTTTGACCTGATGACGGCGCTGGAAAAGATCGCCGCCTGCGGTGGCAAGACGGTGGAGTTTTTCCCT
Protein-coding regions in this window:
- a CDS encoding OmpA family protein, which translates into the protein MKPALLAVMLVCVLSARSSSAADVKGGKDHPLLKRYDGSTMLWYEQKNYDALRLALECIVFDYGEGKMKPFKKVDAEGRKTTLYYNLPSGIGTLEGARQYENELKEKGFEILFRGTGEEIEKNKGDNLAMEVYGMTSSNTDREHPQFMAMQGVDKTKSNYLAARLARSEGDVFCSVWAFEAAWTAASLKAPEKSTVVRVDICEVKPMEQKMVLVKAEEMEGQIALNGKVALYGILFDTDKASIRPDSEPTLVEISKLLQNKPGLRVLVVGHTDTQGSFEYNRSLSQRRADSVVANLAGRGISKERLFPVGVSFASPVAANATEEGRAKNRRVELVDMGDAKAR
- a CDS encoding sialate O-acetylesterase, whose product is MKMLPRFLVATFCLGLPASLLAELSLPHFFSDHMVLQRERAAAVWGKASPQAEVTLEFKGKTASAKADKKGRWRTSIETGAADAKGATLSVKSGSDSVMINDVLVGEVWLASGQSNMYFTMDRVPAYAELISKADYPGLRMFNAPLVTAAEPQEDIAGTWSQSSPQTVPGYSAVAFFFALKLHQELGVPVGVLKTAWGGKPVETFTSREALNTLPGTKEMVDKLLAEAASYDAAKAQAAYEASLKKWQETMAAAKGKPAADRKRLPKRPAAPKPPLETEGKPGVLFNAMINPFAGYTMRGAIWYQGEANAKPGAVPYDQTLPLMIRDWRQRWADEFSFYFVQLANFHAPSTEAGTPDPWALLQDRMRHILTSTPKTGMAIINEVGEANDIHPKDKKTPGERLARWALAKDYGRDIIYSGPLFKSSQVEGGAVRVIFDQAGSGLKARDGAALKRFEIAGADHAWKWADAKIDGKDSVIVSSAEVKQPVAVRYAWAANPEGANLVNSDGLPASIFRTDDWNDVEVAAAAPAVDDRRALATEIKTLNAKLQGMDRKSPEAVELRKKVQEMLTKYKATAPKK
- a CDS encoding YiiD C-terminal domain-containing protein; the protein is MNDDLLRDTERFLHEQMPLTQAMGVRLESYDGKQLIVTAPLEPNHNHLGTAFGGSLSALTTLAGYAMLWLQLGDRQAHIVVRESSIRYKHPVRGILRAVCQSPDEVEMAAFKTTFKDTGKAHLRLRVQVIHEGRACVFYEGDFVALR
- a CDS encoding histidine phosphatase family protein, which encodes MALTRIYLIRHGATILTAEDRFAGATNVPLSEEGRNQAARLAQRLKGLPVTAVYASPLDRTMETARILAAAHQLEVHPREGLKEISHGHWEQLTRAEVEQKFPSEAAAWDEDPFTFAPEGGESGLAVTARALPALMEIVRQHEGESIIVVSHKATIRLLLSSLLGFDPRRYRDNLDQNPAALNVVDFKDPVRARLMLFNDTSHYSEDTLIKPDTPKACLSSWWAK